Proteins encoded in a region of the Sphingopyxis sp. OAS728 genome:
- a CDS encoding alpha/beta fold hydrolase — MQTEQATVNGISITFEDKGPRDAPVILLVMGLGGQLTLWPDEFVDALNDRGFRTIRYDNRDVGLSTRFEAAGVPNVKWMIVKSVIGLPVRPAYTLADMAADGIGLLDHLGIDRAHVVGVSMGGMISQHIAARYPGRVLSLTSVMSTTGNRRLPRAQKEAMQVLANRPMTGDKEALIAYSVNAARVIGSPGYPATEERLQRRVRTDFERGWYPQGVARQMAAIVADGDRRPILKDIKAPTLVIHGEDDPLVPLPGGRDTAENIAGARLLTIPGMGHDLPLGLVDTMADAIAAHAKAVAVAA, encoded by the coding sequence ATGCAGACCGAACAGGCGACCGTAAACGGCATCAGCATCACCTTTGAAGACAAGGGGCCAAGAGATGCGCCGGTGATCTTGCTGGTGATGGGACTGGGTGGGCAGTTGACGCTCTGGCCCGACGAGTTCGTCGATGCGCTGAACGATCGCGGCTTTCGCACGATCCGCTACGACAATCGCGACGTCGGGCTGTCGACGCGTTTCGAGGCGGCGGGCGTGCCGAACGTCAAATGGATGATCGTCAAATCGGTGATCGGGCTGCCGGTGCGTCCGGCCTATACGCTCGCCGACATGGCCGCGGACGGGATCGGGCTGCTCGACCATCTAGGTATCGACCGCGCGCATGTCGTCGGCGTGTCGATGGGCGGGATGATCTCGCAGCATATCGCCGCGCGCTATCCGGGGCGTGTGCTGTCGCTGACCTCGGTAATGTCGACAACGGGCAACCGCCGACTGCCGCGCGCACAGAAAGAGGCGATGCAGGTGCTCGCGAACCGCCCGATGACTGGCGACAAGGAGGCGCTGATCGCTTACTCGGTCAATGCCGCGCGCGTGATCGGCAGCCCCGGTTATCCCGCCACCGAAGAGCGGTTGCAGCGCCGTGTGCGCACCGATTTCGAACGCGGCTGGTATCCGCAGGGCGTCGCGCGCCAGATGGCGGCGATCGTCGCCGATGGCGACCGGCGCCCGATCCTGAAGGACATCAAGGCGCCGACTCTCGTCATCCACGGCGAGGACGATCCGCTGGTGCCGCTTCCCGGCGGGCGCGACACCGCAGAGAACATCGCGGGCGCGAGGTTGCTGACGATCCCCGGCATGGGCCACGACTTGCCGCTGGGGCTCGTCGACACGATGGCTGACGCGATTGCGGCGCACGCGAAAGCGGTTGCGGTCGCGGCGTAG
- the sppA gene encoding signal peptide peptidase SppA, whose translation MTDSTANTPNDPAGPWAIPVRRPLPGEDKPKSTTSFPRKVWNLLVGIKDALALIFLLLFFVALFGLLAGRPNAGLPVSQGALLIELDGIVSEQPADVDPLAALSGGAQLKEIRVRDIVHALEVAADDKRVTSVVLDLDRFLGGGQVSLAEIGTAVDKVRAKKKPVLAFATAYTTDSYQVASHASEVWADNIGGVAIAGPGGSRLYYKGLMDRLGITAHIYRVGTFKSAVEPYLRSDQSPEAKEADLAYASVLWDNWLTDVKKARPAAKVDAFIADTAGAVKAAGNDLSKASVDAGLVDKVGSRMAFNRRVAEISGAADDSKPWEYNAIPLENWVAANPPATKGSAIAVIPVVGEIVDGEAPNGVAGGETVAQHILDAAADSSIKAIVLRVDSPGGSVLASEEIRQALLAAKAKKLPIVVSMANVAASGGYWVSTPADRIFAEPETITGSIGVFGILPSFDQALAKIGVNADGIATTPLSGQPDVFGGVNDEFNALAQASVEDIYGRFTGLVAKSRKQPIEKIRTIAEGRVWAGGTARQIGLVDQFGGLPDALKAAAKLAKVDGDFHAKYFEDEPSEFSKMLASWSGAEEETAALPRGWFGIAAMNRQLTERRLVQDLTMLTQAGSVQASCLDCRAYLPAVPRPGQAEAKGFFATMALLLK comes from the coding sequence ATGACCGATAGCACCGCGAACACGCCAAATGATCCTGCCGGCCCCTGGGCCATTCCCGTCCGCCGGCCGCTGCCCGGCGAGGACAAGCCCAAGTCGACGACGAGCTTCCCGCGCAAGGTCTGGAACCTGCTTGTGGGGATCAAGGACGCGCTCGCGCTCATCTTCCTGCTGCTCTTCTTCGTCGCGTTGTTCGGCTTGCTTGCGGGACGCCCGAATGCCGGGTTGCCGGTCAGCCAGGGCGCGCTGCTGATCGAACTCGACGGCATCGTCAGCGAACAGCCCGCCGACGTCGATCCGCTCGCGGCACTGTCGGGCGGCGCGCAGCTCAAGGAAATTCGCGTCCGCGACATCGTCCATGCGCTGGAAGTCGCCGCCGACGACAAGCGCGTGACCTCGGTCGTGCTCGACCTCGACCGCTTCCTCGGTGGCGGGCAGGTCTCGCTCGCCGAAATCGGCACCGCGGTCGACAAGGTGCGCGCAAAGAAAAAGCCGGTGCTCGCTTTCGCCACCGCCTACACCACCGACAGCTATCAGGTCGCATCGCACGCCAGCGAAGTCTGGGCCGACAATATCGGCGGCGTCGCGATCGCCGGGCCGGGCGGATCGCGCCTCTATTACAAGGGATTGATGGACCGCCTCGGCATCACGGCGCACATCTATCGCGTCGGCACCTTCAAGAGCGCGGTCGAACCCTATTTGCGCAGCGATCAGTCGCCCGAAGCGAAGGAAGCCGACCTCGCCTATGCAAGCGTGCTGTGGGATAACTGGCTGACCGACGTCAAGAAGGCGCGCCCGGCGGCCAAGGTCGATGCGTTCATCGCCGACACGGCGGGGGCGGTGAAGGCGGCGGGCAATGATTTGTCGAAAGCGTCGGTCGACGCCGGCCTCGTCGACAAGGTCGGCAGCCGCATGGCGTTCAACCGCCGTGTCGCCGAGATCAGCGGCGCCGCCGACGACAGCAAGCCGTGGGAATATAATGCGATCCCGCTCGAAAACTGGGTCGCGGCCAATCCGCCCGCAACGAAGGGCAGCGCGATCGCGGTCATCCCCGTCGTCGGCGAGATCGTCGATGGCGAGGCGCCGAACGGCGTTGCAGGCGGCGAGACCGTCGCGCAGCACATCCTCGACGCTGCCGCAGACAGCAGCATCAAGGCGATCGTGCTGCGCGTCGATTCACCGGGTGGATCGGTGCTGGCGTCGGAGGAAATCCGGCAGGCGCTGCTCGCGGCGAAGGCGAAGAAGCTGCCGATCGTCGTGTCGATGGCGAATGTCGCGGCATCGGGCGGCTATTGGGTTTCGACCCCCGCCGACCGCATCTTTGCCGAGCCCGAGACGATCACGGGGTCGATCGGCGTGTTCGGCATATTGCCGAGCTTCGATCAGGCGCTCGCCAAGATCGGCGTCAACGCCGACGGCATCGCGACGACCCCGCTGTCGGGCCAGCCCGACGTGTTCGGCGGCGTGAACGACGAATTCAACGCGCTGGCGCAGGCGAGCGTCGAGGACATTTATGGCCGCTTCACCGGGCTCGTCGCCAAGAGCCGCAAGCAACCGATCGAGAAAATCCGCACCATCGCCGAAGGGCGCGTATGGGCGGGCGGCACCGCGCGCCAGATCGGCCTCGTCGATCAGTTCGGCGGCCTGCCCGACGCGCTGAAGGCCGCAGCGAAGCTCGCCAAGGTCGATGGCGATTTCCACGCCAAATATTTCGAGGATGAGCCGAGCGAATTTTCGAAGATGCTCGCGAGCTGGTCGGGCGCCGAGGAAGAGACGGCGGCGCTCCCCCGCGGCTGGTTCGGCATCGCGGCGATGAACCGCCAACTCACCGAACGGCGACTGGTGCAGGACCTGACGATGTTGACGCAGGCGGGATCGGTGCAGGCCTCGTGCCTCGACTGCCGCGCCTATCTGCCCGCCGTGCCGCGGCCGGGTCAGGCCGAAGCGAAGGGGTTCTTCGCGACGATGGCGTTGCTGCTGAAATGA
- a CDS encoding NAD-dependent epimerase/dehydratase family protein, with protein MTGATGFVGGATMRDAVAAGWNVRALTRRPQPEREGVTWIAGALDDKDSLAEMAAGADVVMHIAGVVNVPTRAAFEAGNATATANVVDAARGAGVTRFVQVSSLAAREPVISNYGWSKERAEAVIMASGLDWTIVRPPAVFGPGDTEMLDLFRMARRGIALVPSGRMSAIYVDELARLLVTLAADREASIGQIYEPDDGKPTGWSHRGFARAVARAVGRQRLSTVATPALLLKAGGRLDKLVRRSRAKLTPDRARYIAHPDWVATEGAGPPAALWRPERDTDDALAETVRWYRREGWL; from the coding sequence ATGACCGGCGCGACGGGATTCGTGGGCGGCGCGACGATGCGCGATGCCGTCGCGGCGGGCTGGAACGTCCGGGCCCTCACCCGCCGGCCGCAGCCCGAACGCGAGGGCGTGACATGGATCGCGGGCGCGCTCGACGACAAGGACAGCCTCGCCGAAATGGCGGCGGGCGCCGATGTCGTCATGCACATCGCGGGGGTCGTCAACGTTCCTACCCGCGCGGCCTTCGAGGCGGGCAACGCGACCGCCACCGCGAACGTCGTCGATGCTGCACGCGGCGCCGGCGTCACGCGCTTCGTCCAGGTCTCGTCACTCGCAGCGCGCGAGCCCGTCATCTCCAACTATGGCTGGTCGAAGGAGCGCGCCGAGGCGGTGATCATGGCGAGCGGGCTCGACTGGACGATCGTGCGCCCCCCCGCGGTCTTCGGCCCCGGCGATACCGAAATGCTCGACCTGTTCCGCATGGCGCGGCGCGGCATTGCCTTGGTGCCGAGCGGGCGCATGTCGGCGATCTATGTCGACGAACTCGCGCGGCTGCTCGTCACGCTCGCCGCCGATCGCGAAGCAAGCATCGGCCAGATTTACGAACCCGACGACGGCAAGCCCACCGGATGGTCGCACCGCGGCTTTGCCCGCGCGGTCGCGCGTGCGGTGGGACGGCAGCGGCTGTCGACAGTCGCTACCCCGGCGCTGCTGCTCAAGGCCGGCGGCCGGCTCGACAAGTTGGTGCGCCGTAGCCGTGCCAAGCTGACCCCGGACCGCGCGCGCTATATCGCGCACCCGGATTGGGTCGCGACCGAAGGCGCCGGCCCGCCCGCCGCGCTGTGGCGTCCCGAGCGCGACACCGACGACGCGCTTGCCGAAACGGTGCGCTGGTACCGTCGCGAAGGCTGGCTCTGA
- the proB gene encoding glutamate 5-kinase — translation MSLFPPASCPRLIVKIGSALLVDPDGAVRRDWLAGIAADIADRARAGQQVAVVSSGAIALGARRLGLAKGGRGTLEDAQAAAATGQIALSQVWAEVLGAEGLTAAQMLVTLDDLEHRRRYLNAAATLDRLLSLGVVPIINENDSVATEEIRFGDNDRLAARVAQAAAAGGVILLSDIDGLYDRNPAQKGAVHIARIERIDAAIEAMADKGSASGMGSGGMVSKIAAARIANAAGAHLAIASGRIDRPLSTEARHSLFVADKGASARKAWLAGGLTAKGRIEIDAGAAKALQGGASLLAAGVTAVSGSFARGDILDIAGPDGRVIARGLSEYPGADAANIVGLGRDAQEAALGYAPRSAMVHRDHMVLL, via the coding sequence ATGAGCCTGTTTCCGCCCGCCTCCTGTCCCCGGCTGATCGTCAAGATCGGATCGGCGTTGCTCGTCGATCCCGACGGCGCGGTGCGGCGCGACTGGCTTGCCGGGATCGCCGCCGACATCGCCGACCGCGCGCGTGCGGGACAGCAGGTTGCGGTCGTGTCGTCGGGCGCAATCGCGCTCGGGGCCCGGCGGCTGGGGCTCGCCAAGGGCGGGCGCGGGACGCTCGAGGATGCGCAGGCGGCCGCGGCGACCGGGCAGATCGCGCTGAGCCAGGTCTGGGCCGAAGTGCTCGGCGCCGAAGGGCTCACCGCCGCGCAGATGCTCGTCACGCTCGACGACCTCGAACATCGCCGCCGTTACCTCAACGCCGCAGCGACGCTCGACCGGCTGCTCAGCCTTGGTGTCGTGCCGATCATCAACGAGAATGACAGCGTCGCGACCGAGGAAATCCGTTTCGGCGACAACGACCGGCTCGCGGCGCGCGTCGCGCAGGCGGCAGCAGCGGGCGGTGTCATCCTGCTCTCCGACATCGACGGACTCTACGACCGCAACCCGGCGCAGAAGGGTGCCGTCCACATCGCACGCATCGAGCGCATCGACGCCGCGATCGAGGCGATGGCCGATAAAGGTTCAGCCTCGGGCATGGGGTCGGGCGGCATGGTGTCGAAGATCGCCGCAGCGCGCATCGCCAATGCCGCGGGCGCGCATCTGGCGATCGCATCGGGGCGCATCGACCGACCGCTGTCGACCGAAGCGCGGCACAGCCTGTTCGTTGCCGACAAGGGCGCCAGCGCGCGCAAGGCGTGGCTTGCGGGCGGCCTCACCGCGAAGGGTCGGATCGAGATCGACGCGGGCGCTGCCAAGGCGCTGCAGGGCGGCGCAAGCCTGCTCGCCGCGGGCGTGACCGCGGTCAGCGGCAGTTTCGCGCGCGGCGACATCCTCGATATCGCCGGCCCCGACGGGCGCGTCATCGCGCGCGGATTGTCCGAATATCCGGGCGCCGACGCCGCGAATATCGTAGGCCTCGGCCGCGATGCGCAGGAAGCCGCGCTCGGCTATGCGCCGCGCAGCGCGATGGTCCACCGCGACCATATGGTGCTGCTCTGA
- the obgE gene encoding GTPase ObgE: protein MHFLDQAKIFIKSGDGGPGAVSFRREKYVEYGGPDGGNGGKGGDVIFEAVAGLNTLIDFRYTQHFKAKRGTPGAGRDRTGAGGPDLVIQVPIGTQILDDDEDRSVLADLTKEGERIVFLRGGDGGRGNASYKTSTNRAPRQHGPGWPGEEMWVWLRLKLLADAGLVGLPNAGKSTFINGVSNAQAKVGAYAFTTLRPQLGVVSHKGQEFVVADIPGLIEGAADGAGVGDRFLGHIERCRVLLHLVDANDEDVATSYRIVRDELEAYGADLVDKPVIVALNKIDTLDDELVAALSAELEAESGHPVMALSGASGAGVPAVLDKLLEAIGHPEPGEDESEEASGWSPV, encoded by the coding sequence ATGCATTTCCTTGATCAAGCCAAGATTTTCATCAAGTCCGGCGACGGTGGCCCCGGCGCCGTCAGCTTCCGGCGCGAAAAATATGTCGAATATGGCGGCCCCGACGGCGGCAACGGCGGCAAGGGCGGCGACGTGATCTTCGAAGCGGTTGCCGGCCTCAACACGCTGATCGACTTTCGCTACACCCAGCATTTCAAGGCGAAGCGCGGCACCCCGGGCGCCGGCCGCGACCGCACCGGCGCGGGCGGGCCCGACCTCGTCATCCAGGTTCCGATCGGCACCCAGATCCTCGACGATGACGAGGACCGCAGCGTGCTCGCCGACCTGACGAAGGAGGGCGAACGGATTGTCTTCCTGCGCGGCGGCGACGGCGGGCGCGGCAACGCCAGCTACAAGACATCGACCAACCGCGCCCCGCGCCAGCACGGTCCGGGCTGGCCGGGCGAGGAAATGTGGGTGTGGCTGCGCCTCAAGCTGCTCGCCGATGCAGGGCTCGTCGGCCTGCCCAACGCGGGCAAATCGACCTTCATCAACGGCGTGAGCAATGCGCAGGCCAAGGTCGGCGCCTATGCCTTCACGACGCTGCGCCCGCAGCTTGGCGTCGTCAGCCACAAGGGACAGGAATTCGTCGTCGCCGACATTCCGGGCCTGATCGAAGGCGCCGCCGACGGCGCCGGCGTCGGCGACCGCTTCCTCGGCCATATCGAACGCTGCCGCGTGCTGCTCCACCTCGTCGATGCGAATGACGAGGATGTCGCGACCAGCTATCGCATCGTCCGCGACGAACTCGAAGCCTATGGTGCCGACCTAGTCGACAAGCCGGTGATCGTCGCACTCAACAAGATCGACACGCTCGACGACGAGCTCGTCGCCGCCCTCTCGGCCGAACTCGAAGCCGAAAGCGGCCATCCCGTGATGGCGCTGTCGGGCGCGAGCGGCGCGGGCGTACCCGCAGTGCTCGACAAGCTGCTCGAGGCGATCGGGCATCCCGAACCCGGCGAGGACGAAAGCGAAGAAGCCAGCGGCTGGTCGCCCGTCTAG
- a CDS encoding TetR/AcrR family transcriptional regulator: protein MSIVKKRLSPEESRSAALEAARHILIEMGPAAVTLKAVAARIDRTHANLLHHFGSAAGLQKALAAYQAETVCATIGRKMAESPPGERNVREIVDLAFDAFNEGGAGALATWMAATGNDDALDPIVDAIHRLIDGMAPDAHEKRLMHEDTLALVLMALGDAQLGGPMAEALDLPRDTSRVLATELITGRIAKFWAEHGGKPG, encoded by the coding sequence ATGTCAATAGTGAAGAAGCGTTTGAGTCCCGAGGAAAGCCGTTCGGCGGCGCTCGAGGCCGCGCGTCACATCCTGATCGAAATGGGGCCGGCGGCGGTGACGCTGAAAGCCGTCGCGGCGCGCATCGACCGCACGCACGCGAACCTGCTCCACCATTTCGGCAGCGCCGCGGGGCTGCAAAAGGCGCTCGCCGCCTATCAGGCCGAAACCGTGTGCGCGACGATCGGTCGGAAAATGGCCGAATCGCCGCCGGGCGAGCGCAATGTGCGCGAGATTGTCGACCTCGCCTTCGACGCGTTCAACGAGGGTGGCGCGGGCGCGCTCGCGACGTGGATGGCGGCGACAGGCAATGACGATGCGCTCGACCCGATCGTCGATGCGATCCACCGGCTGATCGACGGCATGGCACCCGACGCGCACGAAAAGCGCCTGATGCACGAAGATACGCTCGCGCTGGTGCTGATGGCCTTGGGCGATGCGCAGCTCGGCGGGCCAATGGCCGAGGCACTCGACCTGCCGCGCGACACCTCGCGCGTGCTCGCGACCGAGTTGATCACCGGGCGGATCGCGAAATTCTGGGCCGAGCATGGCGGCAAGCCGGGCTAA
- a CDS encoding metal-dependent hydrolase, translated as MSSLSQSPTPADLSITPRDMRFGRDDRQGRWWLNGDPIASAFHTALSVTFPRGEAMFIEAVKAHRDGVDEKLAREIRAFTQQEVIHSREHVVFNKKAAEAGYDLSELEADVNQVLDLIKTRPQIVNLMATIALEHYTAMMAAIMLRDDSMYAGAEPEWAALWKWHAIEEIEHKGVAYDTWLHATKDWSRFKRWRAKSLMMLLVTSRFWPKRVKGMKALLKQDGLTGWRVTARIWWYLLGKPGILRRSFLPWLSYFMPGFHPWNHDDRALIKKYESDYADAIMPAHSSKPELAAAAA; from the coding sequence ATGTCCAGCCTTTCCCAGTCGCCGACGCCCGCCGATCTTTCGATTACGCCGCGCGACATGCGCTTTGGCCGCGACGATCGGCAGGGGCGCTGGTGGCTCAACGGTGATCCGATCGCCTCCGCATTTCACACCGCGCTGTCGGTCACCTTCCCGCGCGGGGAGGCGATGTTCATCGAGGCGGTGAAGGCGCACCGCGACGGGGTCGATGAGAAATTGGCGCGCGAAATCCGCGCTTTCACCCAGCAGGAAGTGATCCACAGCCGCGAACATGTCGTCTTCAACAAGAAGGCGGCGGAGGCGGGCTACGACCTGTCGGAGCTCGAGGCCGACGTGAACCAGGTCCTCGACCTGATCAAGACGCGCCCGCAGATCGTCAACCTGATGGCGACGATCGCACTCGAACATTATACCGCGATGATGGCGGCGATCATGCTGCGCGACGACAGCATGTATGCGGGTGCCGAGCCCGAATGGGCGGCTTTGTGGAAATGGCACGCGATCGAGGAAATCGAGCATAAGGGCGTCGCTTATGACACCTGGCTGCACGCGACGAAGGATTGGAGCCGTTTCAAACGCTGGCGCGCGAAGTCGCTGATGATGCTCCTTGTCACCTCGCGCTTCTGGCCGAAACGGGTGAAGGGGATGAAGGCGCTGCTGAAGCAGGACGGCCTGACCGGCTGGCGCGTCACCGCGCGTATCTGGTGGTATCTGCTCGGCAAGCCCGGCATCTTGCGCCGCAGCTTCCTGCCCTGGCTCAGCTATTTCATGCCGGGGTTCCACCCGTGGAACCATGACGACCGCGCGCTGATCAAGAAATATGAAAGCGACTATGCCGATGCAATCATGCCGGCGCATTCGTCGAAGCCCGAACTGGCCGCGGCGGCCGCTTAG
- a CDS encoding GNAT family N-acetyltransferase, protein MFAAPPVIETERLRLRPGRLSDKDVHIDMWADERVTRFIGGEPRAPDVSWGKFLSSAGLWPVMGFGYWVFADKVSDALVGMGGLSYFCRGIPELEGVPEAGWAFDADHWGAGYATEAMRAALGWADANLDASEVRCIIDPGNDASERVSAKLGFCRIGESDALGHVVAIYSRPKGG, encoded by the coding sequence ATGTTCGCAGCACCCCCTGTCATCGAAACCGAGCGCCTGCGCCTCCGCCCGGGGCGTCTGTCCGACAAGGACGTCCATATCGACATGTGGGCGGACGAACGGGTCACGCGCTTTATCGGTGGCGAACCGCGCGCGCCCGACGTCAGCTGGGGCAAGTTCCTGAGCTCGGCCGGACTGTGGCCGGTGATGGGGTTCGGTTATTGGGTCTTCGCCGATAAGGTCAGCGACGCGCTCGTCGGCATGGGCGGCCTCAGCTATTTTTGCCGCGGCATCCCCGAGCTCGAGGGCGTGCCCGAGGCGGGCTGGGCGTTCGACGCCGATCATTGGGGCGCAGGCTATGCGACCGAGGCAATGCGCGCGGCACTCGGCTGGGCCGACGCGAACCTCGACGCCAGCGAAGTGCGCTGCATCATCGACCCGGGCAACGACGCGTCGGAGCGCGTTTCGGCAAAGCTCGGTTTTTGCCGCATCGGCGAGAGCGACGCATTAGGGCATGTGGTCGCGATCTATTCGCGGCCCAAGGGCGGCTAG
- a CDS encoding NfeD family protein, whose product MPDWLTNMEPHWAWLSLGVLLAAAEIVAPGFFLIWLGGAAIVTGAIAWIAPISIPLQLGVFAVLSFIFLYGARRWLKANPITTADPHLNQRGGRLVGEVLTVTKAIEDGRGRAKVGDGEWPVRGPDVAEGTKVRVVSADGGVLVVEAA is encoded by the coding sequence ATGCCCGATTGGCTGACCAATATGGAACCGCATTGGGCATGGCTGTCGCTCGGCGTGCTGCTCGCCGCCGCCGAGATCGTAGCGCCGGGCTTCTTCCTGATCTGGCTGGGCGGGGCGGCGATTGTGACCGGCGCTATTGCATGGATCGCGCCGATCTCGATTCCGCTTCAGCTCGGCGTCTTCGCCGTCCTGTCCTTCATCTTCCTCTACGGCGCCCGCCGCTGGCTCAAGGCGAACCCGATCACCACGGCCGACCCGCACCTCAACCAGCGTGGCGGCCGTCTCGTCGGCGAAGTGCTGACGGTGACCAAGGCGATCGAGGACGGGCGCGGCCGCGCCAAGGTCGGCGACGGCGAATGGCCGGTCCGTGGGCCCGACGTGGCCGAAGGCACCAAGGTCCGTGTGGTCAGCGCCGACGGCGGCGTGCTGGTGGTCGAGGCCGCCTAG
- a CDS encoding SPFH domain-containing protein, with protein MEFALALVVLALVFLVWALTPVRQGYAYTIERFGRYTHIAQPGLNFIMPIFDRVGRKVNMMEQVLDIPGQEIITKDNAMVAVDGVVFFQVLDAAKAAYEVSDLYLAIMNLTTTNLRTVMGSMDLDETLSKRDEINLRLLHVVDDATTPWGVKITRVEIKDIRPPADISNAMARQMKAEREKRANILEAEGMRASEILRAEGEKQGQILQAEGRREAAFRDAEAREREAEAEAKATQMVSDAIAGGNAQAINYFIAQKYVEAVSQFATSPNAKTILFPVEATQLIGTLGGIGELARDAIERKTGA; from the coding sequence ATGGAATTCGCACTCGCACTGGTTGTCTTGGCGCTGGTGTTCCTCGTCTGGGCGCTGACCCCGGTCCGGCAGGGCTATGCCTATACGATCGAACGCTTCGGCCGTTACACGCATATCGCGCAGCCAGGGCTGAATTTCATCATGCCGATCTTCGACCGCGTCGGTCGCAAGGTGAACATGATGGAACAGGTGCTCGACATCCCGGGACAGGAAATCATCACCAAGGACAATGCGATGGTCGCGGTCGACGGCGTCGTCTTTTTCCAGGTGCTCGATGCCGCCAAGGCGGCTTACGAGGTAAGCGACCTCTATCTGGCGATCATGAACCTGACGACGACGAACCTGCGCACGGTGATGGGTTCGATGGACCTCGACGAGACTTTGTCGAAGCGCGACGAGATCAACCTGCGGCTTCTGCATGTCGTCGACGATGCGACGACGCCGTGGGGGGTCAAGATCACCCGCGTCGAGATCAAGGACATCCGCCCGCCCGCCGACATCTCGAACGCGATGGCGCGGCAGATGAAGGCCGAACGCGAAAAGCGCGCGAACATCCTCGAGGCCGAAGGCATGCGCGCCTCCGAAATCCTGCGCGCCGAGGGCGAAAAGCAGGGCCAGATCCTGCAGGCCGAAGGCCGCCGCGAAGCCGCCTTCCGCGACGCCGAAGCCCGCGAACGCGAAGCCGAAGCCGAAGCCAAGGCGACGCAGATGGTGTCCGACGCGATTGCCGGCGGCAATGCGCAGGCGATCAATTATTTCATCGCGCAAAAATATGTCGAGGCGGTCAGCCAGTTCGCGACGAGCCCGAACGCCAAGACGATCCTGTTCCCCGTCGAGGCGACGCAGCTGATCGGCACATTGGGCGGCATCGGCGAACTCGCGCGCGACGCGATCGAGCGCAAGACGGGAGCCTGA
- a CDS encoding HpcH/HpaI aldolase/citrate lyase family protein, whose translation MTPSDYPPRSLLYVPGSNARALEKAAGLAADMLIIDLEDAVPADRKAEARDAMRGAVAAGFPGKRVAVRVNATGTAEQIDDIVAIAGLTIDAVVLPKVDAPSDLDPLRGLGLPVFAMIETPTAIYAARDIAADPAVAGLIAGLNDLAHELKLPDGMDRGAMSHAIQAIVLAARAGGVWGFDGVYNAIDDAAGFAAEAVEGRRLGFDGKTLIHPSQVDPCNTAFAPSEREIAAAEALVAAATGGAQRHDGRMIEDMHVAAARMLLERAGRA comes from the coding sequence ATGACCCCAAGTGACTATCCGCCGCGCTCGCTGCTCTATGTCCCCGGTTCGAACGCGCGTGCGCTCGAAAAGGCGGCGGGGCTTGCCGCCGACATGTTGATCATCGATCTGGAGGATGCGGTGCCCGCGGATCGCAAGGCCGAGGCGCGCGACGCGATGCGCGGGGCGGTGGCCGCAGGCTTTCCGGGCAAGCGCGTCGCGGTGCGGGTGAATGCGACGGGCACGGCCGAACAGATCGACGATATCGTCGCGATTGCCGGGCTCACGATCGACGCCGTGGTGCTTCCGAAGGTCGATGCGCCGTCCGATCTCGACCCGCTGCGCGGGCTTGGCCTGCCGGTCTTCGCGATGATCGAGACGCCGACGGCGATCTATGCCGCGCGCGATATTGCCGCCGACCCGGCTGTGGCCGGACTCATCGCGGGTCTCAACGATCTCGCGCACGAGCTGAAGCTGCCCGACGGAATGGACCGCGGCGCGATGAGCCATGCGATCCAGGCGATCGTCCTCGCGGCGCGCGCGGGCGGCGTCTGGGGCTTCGACGGCGTCTATAATGCGATCGACGATGCCGCGGGCTTTGCGGCCGAAGCGGTCGAGGGAAGACGGCTCGGTTTCGATGGCAAGACGCTGATCCACCCGTCGCAGGTCGATCCCTGCAACACCGCCTTTGCCCCGTCCGAACGCGAGATCGCCGCCGCCGAGGCGCTGGTGGCCGCGGCAACGGGCGGGGCGCAGCGCCACGACGGCCGGATGATCGAGGATATGCATGTCGCGGCAGCGCGGATGCTGCTCGAACGGGCAGGGCGCGCCTGA